AACCAAAATAGAtacgaaaaatatatataataatcatttatgtttataatatttaaatatttagatATTTGATTAAACAGCGAAATGGCAGAACGATGACCAGAATTGTTTCATCCATGGAAATGGAAATAGCATATTTGGGATGGTGGTGGGgtaacaatttttttctttttcttttttgttcatatttctttttattattactattattaattaaagttaattgATTAGTATTATGattttccctttatttattGTATCTGTGATTATGCAGAGGAAATAATGACGTTGACATTGATGTTGGtagatttataaacttttacGATCATGGTACTCGCGGCGATGACATTAATTGCGATATGGTGATGTTGACGGATGATGATGACgtcggcgtcaagtggtgtagctAATTGAgagaaaaatatttgatttttaaagatAGTGAATATCCTTTGAAAGATTATGAAATGATTtggtaagttaattatttaagagtaaaatggtaatttcgtatgtcccaaaattataaacttttcaacataagtgtataatttttatatagtagtatagaagtatagatgaaTAGgaaagtgatatatctacaactcTTTTTTGTCATCTACGACAATATATTGAACAGTTGTACATTGTGctgtaaaatatatacaattgttgtaaatggctaaaaagtaatgtatatatatcactCCTTTTATGGATATGATGATTAAACGAATTAGAAGTAACTAGGCGGTATTCGCACAATGCAGTAACAATTGCAGCGAGAAATGGTGGTGGCAGCAGAGGCGGTGACAAGCGGGCGACGGTGGCATTAGCGTTGATAGCAATAGCAGTGTAAAATGGGGTTTGTAGTTATTTGAACGCTTTAGGAAtgtatgttttaaataattCATTAAATGCATTATATtgaatggagatattttaattattaaattaaaaaaaattatattcagGCCTTCAGGGTAGGGATGAGCAAATGAACCgaaaacccgtgacccgacTCAAACCCGCCCAAACCCgacccgaaccgacccgcccggGAGCTTAACGGGCCGGGTTTCGGTTCGACTTTTAATAGATTTTCGGTTCTCGGGTCGGGTCGGTCCAAAACCGCCAAAACCCGACAAAAACCCGGCATGCCTGCAATACCCTGGATATTCTTACACCTGTTCCAtgtttaatcaataaaaatatattgatagatCTCATACAATTGGTTTTAGAGAAATATAGATAGAAAGATAGATATAATAAATTGCATTATGCAATTTCAAGGACTTTAATGAAATACGTAAGATGATATATGTTAGGAGAATCATTATGAACATGAGAATTGAGAAGTGCAAAAAATTGAGAAGGGCAGAAGCTGTATTTCTCTTGTTTTGTTTTCAGGTAAAAGAAAGTGAAGGGGGAGAGTAAAGAGAATTGATAAGGGTGGGTTGAACATAGATTATAGTTTATACTTAACCATGGTTGAGTAACCATGGATATTTATTACAAATTCCAATAAAATATGACCCGTTGATATGCtagcatatatattttaaagaatACATgtactacaagtctacaactggtTGATTGAGAAGGGAACAAAAATTTagattttcaaagtctttgAATATAcacatttttctctttttcaaacatctcttttcaaatcattttacCCAATACCCATCACCTACATCCGAATatgttccatatatatataacttgaaaACATGGAAGACCAGTTTATAAATACATAACAGAAACCTCATGAAACAATACGTAGTAGAGAATCCATGAAAACATTGAAGCCCAGGTGATGGTCCATTCAAACGGTTCAACCCATAAAAACCGAACCCGACCCACCAAAACCCGACCCGAACCGACCCGTCCGGAGAttaacgggccgggtcacggttccgTTTTTCATGCAATCCCGGGTCGCGGGTCATGACGGTTCGGTCCGAGTCGggccgggttttgacccgtgcacatccctacttCAGGCTATACTGGTTCATTATATAGGGGATATCATCCTATTCGTACTACAACGCTACGCAACCTTAGGTATTACTACCTTCAAATTCCATGGCTTAAGTGGGTGTATTTAATAAACCTCAGGAGATAAAGTAGAAAAtcttttttaaacaaatcaGCATCACATATCATTTCCCTAATTTTGaattctttatataaaaaaatcgaatttttcatctttaacttttccagaaaatgaaaaagtttaTATTGATAAGACCTggttttatcattttaattaaatttatttcttatttaatcACACTTTCATTGCCTTAGTACAATAAATTGTAATCGGTTCTTTTAAATGATATGATTGAGCCTCATGTTATTACATGGTATGAGAATACTTTGATACAAAAGAAGCTAATAATGAGATGTTTTGCAACTTGGTATGAAGCGTTTAAAAACTACCTTATGTACAAAGATTACATGGTATGAGAAATGAGAATACTTTGATACAAAAGAAGCTAATAGAGATGTTTTGCAACTTGGTATGAAGCGTTGAAAAACTATCTTATGTACAAAGAGACTTTtcaagttactttttttttatgataagttgataactgtttcttttttttttttttttttttgcaatggACTACTTTTTAGGCTTGAAAAAAAGTATTCCCATAACCCAAGATATCGGTGAAACGTTTATTGCCTGTTCTGTTAATATGCTCTTTTTAAGTTTTCAACAATCGACTAATCTTCATCAGTTATAATTCATGTCAAAGTATGCTTAACTGAATGAGATGAGATAACGGATAACTCATTTATAGATGATCACACAACTCTCGTGATGACATGTCGTTCCTTTTCCCGGATCCACATCCAGGGTTACTAGTCGAATCCATGTCTGCGCTTCATAGCCAATTCTATATCCATCTTCTTAATCAATATCTAGGAAATTTTGGTTTACTAAAGTAACTTATTTCCATTCTCGGAAGTTTTTTCTCGTGATTTAATCATCTAAAGTTAGtaagttttctttaaaaaataaataaataaataaaccttGGAGGGTTTATACATAGCGTTCAACAAACATTGCACTCAACTACTCAAGGAAAGGTTAGTGAGTGGTATTTGGTTGTACATCGAGTACAATATACGAACACATCTTGAGTAAAAGTAAGAAATCAACTAGTCATTCTAGGCTTTCATTGTCACTGAACTAAGTTGTACACATGCTTGTCATTTGCAGCAAAACAATCTTTCAAGAAATTTTGAATCACAGAACGGTATGTATGTGGGAACGTCCGGTAATGATCTACATGTGGGGTCGATTTGAAGTTGAATGTGGTTACTTTTCTTCCCTGTTTCTTTTGTTCCTCAGCAAATGCTTCTATTTTTTGAAATGGAATTACCTTATCCGCTGTACTGTAGAGGTAGAGTTGCGGGTGAGGAGGCTGGTTTACCGATAGAGTGGATATTACGTTTATCAACTTCCTGTGAAGTAAAACAACATAACGATTTAGTAAGAAACTATTTCCTCTAAACATCAAGGTAATGAGGTAGGGAGTTGTGGTGTCTATAATACCCATCTATGAATATCTTATGGAGCAAAAACAATAGTATCGACATTATTACCTTTGTTATATGGGTATCTAGAATTTCAAATTTTGTCAAGTAACCAAAAGGAAAAATTGGTAACTAAACAAAATACTGAGTCTTGTTGGACACTTGGACAAAAGCAGCAATAACAATTTTGTAACAAATGGACGCATAGGTAGCTAAATACTTCAATAGATTATcagtgtgtcaaatatgataACTAAAATTAACATTATTtcccgttcaaaaaaaataataataataactttatttCAACAACAATAGTATAGTACTAATTTGAATAAAAGggttaggaggttttatgcataaTAAATGCATTTGGGGCAACTTTTAACCAGCTTCcttataaactaaatacctTAATTTTACATGTTTGACCTAATCGACCCGTTCTAAATTGGTGGACAAAGCCTGATAGCCACCTCTACTAATAATGTTAGAAGTTCTAGGGGACGTAGGAGACAGATTCGTTCCAAGTCTAGAAACTGTACCATTTCTGGTAACAATGTGAACCAAAAAGGTTCTGAAATATCAAAGAAAAAACACTgcgataataataaaaattagaaatCGTCTGCAAGAAAAGCAAGAACTTTGATATCATGACAGCAGAAAGATAGGTAACTATAACTTTAGATTTTgtcaaagaaacaaaaagttggATACTTTTCTTGAGAAATCCTAAGACAAATATAACCATAAGACTCATGGAACAAAAATAATAGATTGTTATATATTTAGAAGCTGGAGCATTGTTTTTAAGTAACACCATGAAGTGGTAAACGGAAGATAGATAAGTCATATACAAAAAAGTACTTACAGCTTTATATCTGGATATTGAAGAAGATAAGTGAAAAACTTCTCAAATACGGTTAGAAGTAAGACCTCCGTGCACGAAGGTTTGTCTGTACTCACAATTGTTGCTCCATTTTGAAGTTCTCCAGTCTCAGAGGAAGCATAAACCGCAGAACTTTGCTTTTTAAGCATTGCGGTGGTGAATCCAGCTGACCATACCTGCAGATGGTGGAAAAAGAAATAGATAAATGAAGTACCTACAAATATTGTATATCAATGTTAGGTAGCCGAAGTACTGAATACCAACAttgttttcaaaaatataaacctTGCAGCAAACAGAAACAAATAAGAGCGTCGTAAACTCAAAAAATCAGCAATGTGCAAAAAGATTCGCAGCCATAACAATCAAATATTACACAAATGAAAAAGACTAAACCTTGGGATCAAGCCCAGCGGCACCTCCTGAATCAACAACGCACCCTTTAATTTTCTTAAGTATCTCTTCTCTACCCTGCAATTGATTCAAAATAGCACCATATCTGCAAACACAATTCAACCTAAACATAAGAAACCAGATAAAGAAAAACACAATCAAACGTCTACTCATGTCACACTCATATGCACATAAAAAGGCTAGACATATTTCTAAGAAACCGATGCACAACTATTTTCATTCTGACGTACACCAACGTCCAGTTTTCATAACCTGATAAACTGAACGCGGGTGTGTATCAGTTAACAAACTACACACATTTTCACAAATATTTAACCTTTTTGACAATTTGTATAAGTCaattacaaacaagtacataatatatatacgaaaataTAACGAATTAACCTACGCAAGCCAGCCGGTATTGCTAAACGTGTGGAAGATCAAAAATCGCTCTCTGCCATCATCCCCATCCTTGTTCTCCATCCATTTCACAATCTCATCACTCAAATCCTCAACTCTTTTCTCCATTCTCCTTCCCAAATCAAACCCCAACACATCATTCACCGAAGTTGGAAATGTGATGACATTCATACCCAACAAACTATACATTTCAGCATACCTCTTCAAATGTTTTTGTTGTGATCCTAACCAACCCAGCACAACAACTGTCACAACCGGGCGATTTTCCTTATCAAAAAACCCCAATTCTCCATCGTTTTCGACGTCGAATGGGAACTTCCATTCGAAGAGCTTTTCGTTGTTCCCGGAGAGAATTCGGGCGAATCGGTTTGTGGGTATTGAGGAGGAGGTGAAATTGGGCTGAATTGAAGAAGAAAGGAAGAATCTTGGTTTGAAATTGGGGAAACCAGGGTTTGGGTTTGATAGTGAAAGGGTGATGGGGTGATGATTGATGGGGAAATGAGATGGGTTTTGAGAGAAATGAAAAGGGGGGTGTTTGGGAAGAAGGATAGTAGTGAGGAAATGGGGTTTGATTAGTGATTTGGTGATGATTGATGATGCTTCCATGGTGATGAATCCAAACACTGTCTCTGATAATATGGAATGGAAATGGAAGTGATGATCAGGTGGTGAAGTAGAAATTGGTTTTGGAATCTGATGCAACAGGCAGGAGAATTAGAAGTTGTGACTATGAGTTAACTGAGTTCGCTCATCGAAGTCTAGCAACGTGAAACTATAGAGTTTTAGTTTCCAAACTTCTTAATTTTGTTAACATATATACAAGGTATCCGTGGCGACAATAATGACGACAACGGTGGGCTGTGATGATGGCGACTATTGGTTTTAGTGGCGGCGAGAAATAGTTGATGTAATGTAATTGAAGTAATTGAAATTAAGGACATCAGATataattaaattcattaaaaataaaataattatttcgcatatctaaaaaaaaaattaggcaTAAAGTTAAAACTTTTATGTAGAGGTATAGATATTCATTTCCTCCAACCGAACTAACTTAAGTTGATAAATCACATTCAACATCATTAGGTTAAGAGGTCATTTGATCCTAATTCATACTCAAATGATACTCGTGTGATGCGGTGATGTGATGACGACGATGTatggtgatggtggtagtgGGCTGGCGACGTCAAatgatgtaattaattaatgtaaaagtgtatgaCTTAAAGGGGTAATAGAGATCTTTTATAATAGTATAAGAAACTGATGTTGTAATTTAATATAAGGGGTTCtttgtgatttaattcattaagataGCTTGGTCAATATGAGTTTTTCGtttttctaaactttcaacatgagactataatttatatagtaCTCTGtattataaaagtatagataaattATGTTAGCAACTTTTACGTACTACAATACATGTTTACAATAACGTATTACAAAGATGTTGCAATATATACGttcaatattttaaaattatattcttTTAGTTTGATTTTATCTACATTTTCCAATCTGAATATGTTATAAGCAAGatgtatttttaataattaataaaagcaatatatatttatatgttccCCAATATGATTTCTTGTATCTCTAGAGCATGTACCAAACATTTACGGCTACTAGGATAGTTGTACACTGACCCCTATTGATTATTTTTAATGTCAAATATGTCACACTAACAAGAAGTCGTGCCTTCGGTTTTTGACGAGAATATTGCTCTTGTAGAGCTGttttatcttttatcaaaataattttgtatataaatgtaGAAGAAAATAGggatataataaaaatatcacCTTTAATAAATAACTTAACTTACAAGTAAAAGATATAATTcaaaataactaaacattatatTGAATGGGAACTTCCATTTAGAAGGGCTTTCACTTGTCTGGTGGGGATCTAGATTTTCTTTGacaatatttgatattttgatctACGTTCACATTTTGTTGTTTGTGCCTTTCTTGAGTTGGTTATTATTCCGTATAAGAGTGGGAGGAAAATCTTACGACCAAGCATCCATGTGAgcaaaaagggtttttttttaagacttggtgTGTCGTCCAAATTCACTTTATTTTATTAGAGCATGTCTTGCATATGCATTAGAATGTTGCATATATACTATTATTCTTCTAATAATTTTGGTCATAAATGATAGTGTTTATGGACATAAAATTGTAAGATTCAAATTGTGAAATGACACAATTTTGACATCTATGATTGTCGGTAGATGATACAAGTATGATTATATGGTGAAACCTGTCAAATAATTAAGATTTGGGAGAAGAGGAATAAAAAAGGGAcatctcattttttttctttacaccCATTCGCTCATttagcagcatggttggatcagtggtaaacacctttgcctctggagacagaggtcatgggttcgatcctcattccatgcaaaggttggaggacattttctaccatttaggtagaaactggaagcagcctctctagaggtaaggtctgcctacatcttaacctcccccatacaccgtcgaggtattaaggctcaaaacccgcggaaggcgacactgagcagttacttacttacttacttttttacCCATTCGCTCATCTACGCTCTTAGCTCACCTTAATTAGTTACCTTATCTACATAATATCCTATTAGAGCACAATTGCAAGTTTGCAACTACTAGCTAGTATCTAATGACAATGCTTATTTTGGTTATCTTGAATGATAATTACTACCATATaccatatttgaaaacatatattGCAACAATCCCTGTTTATAGAAAATGAAGATCCTCTCAAGTTAAAAATAACATGAGGAGTAAGTTAAAGAGATCTTAGTCTTTAGATTAAAATCCAAAACcaagattaaaaaattatttttaaatcttagcTCATAATTTTAATTCAAGAGTTAAAGATATTTACAACTTTACCTCTCAAAGGAATCTCCATCTAATTTAGATAGACAACATAAAGAAATGGCGCAACAATAATCATTTTGCAACTCTTGTCATGACTCATGAATGCATATCAACCTATCATTGGGGATAAATCACAAAAATACAGAATAAACCCTATATGCGAGACAATTTAATTTTGACAACGCATGT
The Erigeron canadensis isolate Cc75 chromosome 2, C_canadensis_v1, whole genome shotgun sequence DNA segment above includes these coding regions:
- the LOC122588574 gene encoding transmembrane protein 53-B, which produces MEASSIITKSLIKPHFLTTILLPKHPPFHFSQNPSHFPINHHPITLSLSNPNPGFPNFKPRFFLSSSIQPNFTSSSIPTNRFARILSGNNEKLFEWKFPFDVENDGELGFFDKENRPVVTVVVLGWLGSQQKHLKRYAEMYSLLGMNVITFPTSVNDVLGFDLGRRMEKRVEDLSDEIVKWMENKDGDDGRERFLIFHTFSNTGWLAYGAILNQLQGREEILKKIKGCVVDSGGAAGLDPKVWSAGFTTAMLKKQSSAVYASSETGELQNGATIVSTDKPSCTEVLLLTVFEKFFTYLLQYPDIKLKLINVISTLSVNQPPHPQLYLYSTADKVIPFQKIEAFAEEQKKQGRKVTTFNFKSTPHVDHYRTFPHTYRSVIQNFLKDCFAANDKHVYNLVQ